GACTCGTTCTTTGCAACGCTTTACTGCTTTTTGGGAGGCTGGCTAGGGCGCAGTTCGATCTGGCTGGGGATGGTGCGGGGGTTGCTGGTAAGGAGGTAGCGCACCGCCTCCACGATGTCCTCGGGCTGGATCTTCCACCCGGCGCCGGTGGAGTTGCCGCCAAAGGTAGTGTCTACTGAGCCAGGCAGGATGGTGCTCACCCGGATGCCGTAGTAGCGGAGGTCCTGCATCACGGCCTCCGAGAAGCCGATCAGGCCGAACTTGCTGGCGTTGTAGGCGGCACCCCCGGCGAAGGCGTTTTTCCCGGCCAGAGAGCCGATGTTGATGATGTAGCCGCCTCCTCGCCGCAGCAGGGCGGGAATGGCGGCGCGGGTCATGTAGAAGGGGCCGCTGAGGTTGGTCTCCAACACCTGTTGCCACTCCTCTGGGCTCAGGTCCTGAACGGGTTTGAAGATTCCCACCCCAGCGTTGTTGATCAGGTAATCGAGCCCGCCAAAGGTGGCCTCGAGCTGGGCCACCGCGCGCTCGGCGTCTTGGGGGCGGGTGACGTCCCCAGGTAGGCTCAGCACCTCCCCCCCGTTGGGCCGGGCGGATTTGAGTTCTTGCTCCACCTCGGCCAGCTGTTCCTGGCTGCGGGCAAACAAACCCACCCGCACGCCCTCCCAGGCCAGGGCTCGAGCTATGCTGCGGCCGATTCCACGGGAAGCCCCGGTGACTAAAGCGACTTTGCCCTTGAGCATATCCTCAATGTAAATCTGTTCGGCGGAGTTTGCGAGGCCCCTACTGAGCGGGCTTATACAGGTCCACACCGCCTGCTTTGTCCAGCGACTGCTGCAAGAAAGCGGGGTCTACCAGGGGTTTGCTGTTGGGATCGCCCGGCAGGGTTCCGGCGAAGACCTCGAGCACATCGGTGTAGCCATCGCCATCGGAGTCTTTGTTGGCCTTGAGCGCATCGTAAAGGGCCTGAGCGATGTTGCCCTTGAAGTGCGCGCGCACGTTCTCCCCGAAAGGATTCCAGGGCGCGCCGCCGTTAGGGCTCACGTGGCAGTAAATGCAGCCTACGGTGCGGGTGTTGTCCTTGTCAGCGACCAGGTGGAATTGGGCGATGGCCTGGAGGCGGTAGGGGGGACGAGCCACGGCGACGGAGACCATCAATAAGCTAACCAGTGCAAGAGCTGTGCAGATCTTTCTCATAAAAACCTCCTACCCGAGGTGCTCAGCGATGAACGTAGCATAGGGCCTCTTTTGGGATTCGTATAGCCTGGGCTCAACTAATGTGCCCTGGGCGATGCCGGCTGCTACCGCTAGGAACTCGTCGCTGGCGCTACAGCTCGCGGTTCGCCAAGACCTCACCCGCGGGTGACGCCTCGCTTGATGCCGCTAGCCGAACCGGGGACGACCCCCTTTCCGCTGCCATGCCGCGCCAAACCGTAGACGGGATGGATGTAGCAAACCCCTACTCGAGCGCCACGATTTCCCGGGGGGGCGGGCCGTTTCGGTGCGCCTCGAGCAATGCGCGTAGGGCTTTACCCCGGTGCGAATAGCGGGCCTTTTCCTCCAGGCTCATCTCGGCGAAGGTTTTTCCGGCTTCGGGCACGTAGAAAAGAGGATCGTAGCCGAAGCCGCCTTCGCCGCGTGGCGCTTCCAGGATGAGGCCGTGGGCTTCTCCGCGGTAGGCCTCGAGGTGCCCATCCGGGTAGGCCAGCACCAGCACCGCCACGAACCTGGCCCGGCGCTCCTCGCCCTTGACGTGCTTGAGGCGGTCCAGCAGGTAGAGGTTGCGCTCGATGTCGCTGGATTTGCCGCCGTAGCGGGCCGAGTACACCCCGGGCTCGCCCTGAAGGGCTTCCACCTCGAGCCCCGAGTCATCGGCCAGCGCGGGTATCCCTACCTGCTTGGTGGCGAAGGCGGCTTTGAGCATGGCGTTATCCTCGAAGGTCGAGCCGTCCTCGTGGGGCATCTTGAAGGGGTAATCCAGCAACGAGAACAACTGCCAGCCCAGGGGGGCTAGGCCTTCGCGCAGTTCCTTGAATTTTCCGGCGTTGGAAGTAGCTACCAGGACACGCATAGGAAGAACAGGTGGGGGACTGGGGGGGTCGGGTTTGGCGACCTCGGGTTGGGGCTTGGTGGGCTCGGATCGGGGGTTGAAGGCTGCCTGGGCTTGTACCAGGCGTTCCACTGCCCGCCGCCAGGGAGAGACGGCTTCGCGCTCCTCAGGGGTCATGTCGGCTAGGGTCTTGCCGATTTCGGTGACGAAGAAAAGGGGATCATAGCCGATTCCGCCCTGACGCTCCACGCGCTGAAGGATAAGACCGGCGACCTCGCCCTGGAAAACCTCGAGCGCCCCGGAGGGCTGGGCCAAGGCCACCACCGTGATGAAGCGGGCCCCACGGCGCTCGATGGGCAGGCCGCGCAGCCGCTCCAAAAGGCGCAGGTTGCGCTCCAAGGCGGTATTCCAGGGGCCAAAGTGCACCGAGTAGTGCTCGAGCTTGCCGTTTACCTGTAGCTCGAACACCGACTCATCGGCAATGGCCGGGATGCCGCTGGCTTTGGCGGCGGCGGCGGCCCGCACCAGGGCGCTATCTAAAGGGCTCAGGTGGGGCACTTCGGGGATGGACACCTGCACTTCAGCCAGCGAGATCACCTGCCAGCCCAGCGGGCGCAACAACTCTTGGAGCCGCTGGGCCTTGCGGGGGTTGGTGGTGGTCGCCAGGACACGCATTCCTCTTTAGCCTACCCAATTTCAGGGGAGCGCTTGGTGTATACGGCGCACCAGCTCAGGGATGAAGCCTAGGCCGATCTCGAGCATCTGCTTGTACACCGGCTGGGGTACTGCCCGGCCTTCACCCCCGCCGTGCACCTCGATCACCTCGCCTTCTTTGGTCGCGACGACGGTCAGGTCGGCCCAAGCATTTTCGTCTTCCACATGGGTGAGATCCAGCAGGATGCGCTCCTGGCCAAACCAACCCAGGCTGATGGCGGCAAATTCCTGCAAAGGCCACTCGTCCAGGGCCCCCGAGCGCACCATCCTATCGAGGGCTTGGTGCAAAGCTGCATAGCCCCCGATCAGCGAGGCCACGCGGGTTCCTCCGTCGGCCTGGAGCACATCGGCATCGATCACCACCGTCTTGCCGGGGAGCAAGCCGAGGTTCAATACCGCGCGGAAGGCCCGGCCCATAAACCGCTGGATCTCAGCGGTGCGCCCCGAGAGCTTTTGCCGTTCGCGTTCTTTGCGCTCCTTGGTAGAGCGGGGTAGTAGGTTATACTCGGTCATCAGCCAGCCCTCGCGCGATTTGACGTGGCGGGGCACCCCGTCGGTGAGAGAGGCTGTGACCAGCACTTTGGTATGGCCCAATTCTACTAGCGCCGAACCTTCGGCGTAGAGGTTATAGCCGATTTGAATGGAAAGCGGGCGCATCTGAAGGGGAGTACGGCCGTCTTTACGGTTCATCTAAGGCTGAATGGTACCACGTTGAGGCCTAAAAATGCGCGGGCTCGAGGGGGGGTAAGAGCTGTCGCTTGCTTCCCGAGCGTGGGACCGCTAGAATACCTAAGCGTTCGCCCTTAGGCGGACCGGTCTTGCCGAAGTAGCTCAGCGGTAGAGCACTCGATTCGTAATCGAGCGGTCGTGGGTTCAAATCCCACCTTCGGCTCCAAAAAAATATCCGTGTAGAACGATGTAAAATGTGATAACCGGGAGTTGCAATGACTCCCGGTTATTGATTCCTGACGGCAACCTGACGGCAACGCTCCTTAAGCGGTGGGTCTGTCCTCCCTGGGGCCAAGCAACTCACCAACGGCCAGGGCGGCTTTTTTACGCTGCGCCCTGAACAGATGTTGGTACGTTTGTTGGGTGAAGGCTACGCTGGCGTGCCCTACCCGCTCTGAGACTACCTTGGGATCAACCCCGGCCAGGGCCAGCAGAGAGACGTGAGTATCCCGTAAATCATGGAAGCGAATTTCTTTGACTTTAGCCCGCTTGATGATGGCTAGAAACTCCCGACGCAGGTTGCTCGGCTCGACGGGGGTTCCCACAGAAGTTGTAAACACCCAGCCCTCGTCAGCCCAGGCGTCCCCTATCCCCAGGCGATCCTTTTCTTGCCGCTCCCGATGTTGCTGCAACACCTCAAGCACATCGCTTGAAACGTCTACCGGACGGCTCGAGCGGTACGTTTTAGGGGATTGAACAACCCGCTTGCTGCCAGCTTTGGTGAGGTTTTGCCGCACCCAGATCGCGCCTTCCTGCCAATCAATGTCCGCCCACTTCAGCCCTAGCAGTTCGCCTCGGCGCATCCCGGTCATGAGGGCCAAGAAAAAAAGGGCATACAAGCGGGAGTGTTGAGCCTCAGCCAGGAAGCGCCAGACTTCCTCGGGCGTCCACACCTCACCGGTGTAGCGCGGTGCCTGAGGGGGCTTGACCCGGTCCGCTGGGTTCCAGGG
The genomic region above belongs to Meiothermus sp. Pnk-1 and contains:
- a CDS encoding site-specific integrase; the protein is MKRANNEGTIYKRADGRYEYSLMISGKRHRGYAKTRKEAAKKLAELLVAYGRNLLPDPDRITLKEFCERWLASVERRVKPTTHYGYKVALEKHAIPILGDIAVQRLQPLHLTHLYADLLKKRIHPNDPKRLKTLSPTTVRLVHRTLHAALEDAVRWGLLPWNPADRVKPPQAPRYTGEVWTPEEVWRFLAEAQHSRLYALFFLALMTGMRRGELLGLKWADIDWQEGAIWVRQNLTKAGSKRVVQSPKTYRSSRPVDVSSDVLEVLQQHRERQEKDRLGIGDAWADEGWVFTTSVGTPVEPSNLRREFLAIIKRAKVKEIRFHDLRDTHVSLLALAGVDPKVVSERVGHASVAFTQQTYQHLFRAQRKKAALAVGELLGPREDRPTA
- the rdgB gene encoding RdgB/HAM1 family non-canonical purine NTP pyrophosphatase, with product MRVLVATSNAGKFKELREGLAPLGWQLFSLLDYPFKMPHEDGSTFEDNAMLKAAFATKQVGIPALADDSGLEVEALQGEPGVYSARYGGKSSDIERNLYLLDRLKHVKGEERRARFVAVLVLAYPDGHLEAYRGEAHGLILEAPRGEGGFGYDPLFYVPEAGKTFAEMSLEEKARYSHRGKALRALLEAHRNGPPPREIVALE
- the rph gene encoding ribonuclease PH, whose translation is MNRKDGRTPLQMRPLSIQIGYNLYAEGSALVELGHTKVLVTASLTDGVPRHVKSREGWLMTEYNLLPRSTKERKERERQKLSGRTAEIQRFMGRAFRAVLNLGLLPGKTVVIDADVLQADGGTRVASLIGGYAALHQALDRMVRSGALDEWPLQEFAAISLGWFGQERILLDLTHVEDENAWADLTVVATKEGEVIEVHGGGEGRAVPQPVYKQMLEIGLGFIPELVRRIHQALP
- a CDS encoding SDR family oxidoreductase encodes the protein MLKGKVALVTGASRGIGRSIARALAWEGVRVGLFARSQEQLAEVEQELKSARPNGGEVLSLPGDVTRPQDAERAVAQLEATFGGLDYLINNAGVGIFKPVQDLSPEEWQQVLETNLSGPFYMTRAAIPALLRRGGGYIINIGSLAGKNAFAGGAAYNASKFGLIGFSEAVMQDLRYYGIRVSTILPGSVDTTFGGNSTGAGWKIQPEDIVEAVRYLLTSNPRTIPSQIELRPSQPPKKQ
- a CDS encoding thrombospondin type 3 repeat-containing protein, coding for MRKICTALALVSLLMVSVAVARPPYRLQAIAQFHLVADKDNTRTVGCIYCHVSPNGGAPWNPFGENVRAHFKGNIAQALYDALKANKDSDGDGYTDVLEVFAGTLPGDPNSKPLVDPAFLQQSLDKAGGVDLYKPAQ